One window of the Mycobacterium xenopi genome contains the following:
- a CDS encoding glycoside hydrolase family 13 protein: MGGGDGRAWWSHAVFYQVYPRSFADSNGDGVGDLDGVVARLNYLSSLGVDAIWLNPVTVSPMADHGYDVADPRDVDPLFGGLAALERLIGEAHRRGIKITMDLVPNHTSSQHPWFQAALAGGPGSAARDRYIFRDGRGPGGSTPPNNWESVFGGPAWTRVVEPDGNPGQWYLHLFDAEQPDLNWDNPEVFDDLEKTLRFWLERGVDGFRIDVAHGMAKPPGLPDMKTKGNRLLRHRDDDPRFNHPNVHAIHRHIRAVVNDYPGAVTIGEIWVDDNARWAEYLRPDELHLGFNFRLAKADFDADEVRDAIDNTLAAAAIAGAPPTWTLANHDVGREVTRYGGGTIGLQRARAMAMVMLALPGVAFLYNGQELGLPDVDLPDEVLQDPTWERSGHTERGRDGCRVPIPWSGEGPPFGFSRCSDTWLPMPPEWAALTVEKQLSDPDSTLSLFRRAIELRRTRVEFDGSRIEWLATPRDALIFRCPAGLICALNAGDRPLTLPDGELLLASASLVDGKLSPNAAAWLV, translated from the coding sequence ATGGGCGGAGGTGATGGCCGCGCGTGGTGGTCGCATGCGGTGTTCTACCAGGTGTATCCCCGGTCCTTCGCCGACAGCAATGGCGACGGCGTCGGCGACCTGGACGGAGTGGTGGCTCGCCTCAACTACCTGAGTTCACTGGGAGTCGACGCGATCTGGCTCAACCCGGTGACCGTCTCGCCGATGGCCGACCACGGCTACGACGTTGCCGATCCGCGTGACGTCGACCCGCTGTTCGGCGGGCTGGCCGCGCTCGAACGCCTGATCGGCGAGGCGCACCGGCGCGGGATCAAGATCACCATGGATTTGGTGCCCAACCACACCAGCTCGCAACATCCGTGGTTTCAGGCCGCGCTGGCGGGCGGGCCGGGCAGCGCTGCGCGGGATCGCTACATCTTTCGCGACGGCCGTGGACCCGGCGGATCGACGCCGCCGAACAACTGGGAGTCGGTGTTCGGTGGACCGGCCTGGACCCGGGTGGTCGAGCCGGACGGCAATCCGGGCCAGTGGTACCTGCACCTGTTCGACGCCGAGCAGCCGGACCTGAATTGGGACAACCCCGAGGTGTTCGACGACCTCGAGAAGACGCTGCGGTTTTGGCTGGAACGCGGCGTGGACGGCTTCCGCATCGACGTCGCGCATGGGATGGCCAAGCCCCCCGGCCTGCCGGACATGAAGACGAAGGGCAACCGACTGCTGCGCCACCGGGACGACGATCCGCGGTTCAACCATCCCAATGTGCATGCGATTCACCGCCATATCCGCGCGGTCGTAAACGACTATCCTGGCGCGGTCACCATCGGCGAGATCTGGGTGGATGACAACGCCCGCTGGGCCGAATACCTGCGGCCCGACGAGCTGCATCTCGGGTTCAACTTCCGGTTGGCCAAGGCCGATTTCGATGCCGACGAGGTCCGCGACGCAATCGACAACACGCTGGCCGCCGCGGCGATCGCAGGCGCTCCTCCAACCTGGACACTGGCCAACCACGACGTCGGGCGGGAGGTCACCCGCTACGGCGGCGGGACGATCGGACTGCAGCGGGCGCGGGCCATGGCGATGGTGATGCTCGCCCTGCCGGGCGTCGCCTTTCTCTACAACGGTCAGGAGCTGGGCCTGCCCGACGTGGACCTGCCCGACGAAGTGCTGCAGGATCCGACCTGGGAGCGCTCGGGGCATACCGAGCGCGGACGCGACGGCTGCCGGGTGCCGATACCGTGGAGCGGCGAGGGCCCGCCGTTCGGGTTTTCCAGGTGCTCTGACACCTGGCTGCCGATGCCGCCGGAATGGGCGGCGCTGACCGTCGAAAAGCAGCTTAGCGATCCCGATTCGACGCTGTCGTTATTCCGGCGCGCGATCGAATTACGCCGCACGCGTGTCGAATTCGACGGCAGCCGCATCGAATGGCTGGCCACGC
- a CDS encoding globin, whose translation MQQSFYDAVGGAETFHAIVSRFYELVAEDEILRPVYPEEDLSGAEERLRMFLEQYWGGPRTYSERRGHPRLRMRHMPFRISPLERDAWLRCMHTAVASIDSQTLDDEHRKELLDYLEMAAHSLVNSPF comes from the coding sequence GTGCAACAGTCCTTCTACGACGCCGTCGGCGGCGCGGAAACCTTTCACGCGATCGTGTCACGCTTTTACGAGCTGGTCGCCGAGGACGAGATCCTGCGCCCGGTCTATCCCGAAGAGGACCTCTCCGGCGCCGAGGAACGATTGCGGATGTTCCTCGAGCAGTACTGGGGCGGCCCGCGAACCTACTCCGAACGGCGTGGCCACCCCAGGCTGCGGATGCGCCACATGCCGTTTCGGATTTCCCCGCTCGAGCGCGACGCCTGGCTGCGGTGCATGCACACCGCCGTCGCCTCCATCGACTCACAGACCCTCGACGACGAGCACCGCAAGGAATTGCTCGACTACCTGGAAATGGCGGCCCACTCCCTGGTCAACTCCCCGTTCTGA
- a CDS encoding HNH endonuclease, which produces MAQRKKRRSHRSCAAAAGLTGPAAGSRLRSVDAHPPSPHDGASFWTRRRVLLLNSTYEPLTALPLRRAIIMLICGKADVVHDDPAGPVIHSATRSITAPSVIRLRSYVRVPYRARIPLTRAALMHRDRFCCAYCGSKADTVDHVVPRSRGGDHSWENCVACCSTCNHRKGDKLLDELGWTLRLAPTSPKGQHWRLLSTVKELDPAWARYLGEGAA; this is translated from the coding sequence ATGGCGCAGCGCAAGAAACGCCGCAGCCACCGCAGTTGTGCGGCCGCGGCAGGGCTAACCGGGCCGGCGGCCGGTTCACGCCTGCGCAGCGTCGATGCCCATCCACCCAGTCCCCACGACGGCGCCTCTTTCTGGACGCGCCGTCGTGTGCTGTTGCTGAACTCCACTTACGAGCCGCTGACCGCGTTGCCGCTGCGCCGGGCGATCATCATGCTGATCTGCGGTAAGGCCGATGTCGTCCACGACGACCCGGCCGGGCCGGTCATCCACTCGGCGACAAGGTCGATCACCGCGCCGTCGGTGATCCGGTTGCGCTCGTACGTCCGGGTGCCATACCGGGCTCGCATCCCGCTGACCAGGGCCGCGCTGATGCACCGCGATCGGTTCTGTTGCGCCTATTGCGGGTCCAAGGCCGACACCGTCGACCACGTGGTGCCGCGTAGCCGCGGCGGTGACCACTCTTGGGAGAACTGTGTGGCTTGCTGCTCCACCTGCAACCACCGCAAGGGCGACAAGCTGCTCGACGAGCTTGGCTGGACGCTGCGCCTAGCGCCGACATCGCCGAAGGGACAGCACTGGCGACTGCTGTCGACGGTCAAAGAACTCGACCCGGCGTGGGCCCGATACCTGGGCGAGGGTGCTGCCTAG
- a CDS encoding DUF5130 domain-containing protein produces MAAGEVATIEPTQLPNGWVITASGRISGVTEPGDVSVHYPFPIKELVTLDDALTYGSRAAKARLAVYIGDLGSDTAARAREILANVPTPNNAVLVAVSPDQHAIEVVYGAQVRGRGAESAAPSAVAAAASAFQEGNLIDGLVSAVRVLSAGITPA; encoded by the coding sequence GTGGCAGCTGGTGAAGTCGCGACGATCGAACCCACCCAGCTGCCGAACGGTTGGGTCATCACCGCCAGCGGGCGAATCTCCGGGGTCACCGAGCCGGGCGACGTCTCGGTGCATTACCCGTTTCCGATCAAAGAACTTGTCACGCTTGACGACGCGCTGACCTACGGGTCGCGGGCAGCCAAGGCGCGGCTGGCCGTCTACATCGGCGATCTGGGCAGCGACACCGCAGCGCGGGCCCGCGAGATCCTGGCGAACGTTCCGACCCCCAACAACGCGGTCCTGGTCGCCGTTTCACCTGATCAGCACGCGATCGAGGTGGTCTACGGCGCGCAGGTGCGCGGCCGCGGCGCCGAATCGGCGGCACCATCCGCCGTGGCGGCCGCTGCGTCAGCGTTCCAAGAGGGCAACCTGATCGACGGGCTGGTCAGCGCGGTCCGGGTGCTCAGCGCCGGGATCACACCGGCCTAG
- the pepN gene encoding aminopeptidase N, producing the protein MALPNLTRDQAVERAALITVDTYRISLDLTDGNGGPGERTFRSTTTVAFDALPGADTFIDIAADTVHRATLNGRELDISGYDESTGITLVGLAEHNELVVDADCRYSNTGEGLHRFVDPVDNEVYLYSQFETADAKRMFACFDQPDIKAAFDVSVRAPEHWQVISNAAPLSVEDGVHTFATTPRMSTYLVALIAGPYAKWTDTYIDEHGEIPLGIFCRATLAQYMDAERLFTQTKQGFGFYHKHFGMPYAFGKYDQLFVPEFNAGAMENAGAVTFIEDYVFRSKVTRASYERRAETVLHEMAHMWFGDLVTMRWWDDLWLNESFATFASVLCQSEATEFTEAWTSFANAEKSWAYRQDQLPSTHPVAADIPDLAAVEVNFDGITYAKGASVLKQLVAYVGLDNFMAGLRDYFKTHAFSNATFDDLLAALETASGRDLSDWGQQWLKTTGLNTLRADFDVDADGRFTRFAILQSGAQPGGGETRVHRLAVGIYDDDGSGKLVRVRREELDVAGPTTEVQALQGVSRGKLVLVNDDDLTYCSLRLDQHSLQTALERIADIAEPLPRTLVWSAAWEMTRDAELKARDFVTLVSGGVQAETEIGVAQRLLQQAQTALGSYAEPDWAREHGWPAFDDRLLELARAAEPGSDRQLAYVNALCASVLSERHTAVLSQLLETDPAELGLKGLAVDTDLRWRIVTALAAAGVVDADGPETPFIDTEVQRDPTAAGKRNAAKASAARPQLRVKEDAWTKVIEDDTLPNVVGRSIIAGITAPGQGELLKPFTPRYFAAIPGVWARRSSEVAQTVVIGLYPSWDISDDGLAAADEFLADPDVPPPLRRLVLEGRAEVERALHAQRFDAAEPA; encoded by the coding sequence GTGGCACTTCCCAATTTGACCCGTGACCAAGCCGTCGAACGCGCCGCCCTGATCACCGTCGACACGTACCGCATCAGCCTCGATCTAACCGACGGCAACGGTGGGCCCGGCGAACGCACCTTCCGTTCGACGACGACGGTGGCGTTCGATGCGCTGCCCGGTGCTGACACCTTCATCGACATCGCCGCAGACACCGTTCACCGCGCCACCCTCAACGGCCGCGAGCTCGACATTTCCGGCTATGACGAGTCGACCGGGATCACGCTGGTCGGCTTGGCCGAGCACAACGAGCTCGTGGTCGACGCCGACTGCCGCTACTCCAACACCGGCGAGGGCCTGCACCGTTTCGTCGACCCCGTCGACAACGAGGTGTACCTGTACTCGCAGTTCGAAACCGCCGACGCCAAGCGCATGTTCGCCTGCTTCGACCAACCCGACATCAAGGCCGCCTTCGACGTGTCGGTGCGAGCACCCGAGCACTGGCAGGTCATCTCCAACGCGGCGCCTCTCAGCGTCGAGGACGGTGTGCACACGTTTGCCACCACCCCGCGGATGAGCACCTACCTGGTCGCACTGATCGCCGGACCCTACGCGAAGTGGACCGATACCTACATCGACGAGCACGGCGAGATCCCGCTCGGTATCTTCTGCCGGGCCACACTGGCCCAGTACATGGACGCCGAGCGGCTGTTCACCCAGACAAAGCAGGGGTTCGGCTTCTACCACAAGCACTTTGGCATGCCCTACGCTTTCGGCAAGTACGACCAGCTGTTCGTGCCCGAATTCAACGCCGGTGCAATGGAAAACGCGGGTGCGGTGACCTTCATCGAGGACTACGTGTTCCGCAGCAAGGTCACCCGGGCGTCTTACGAGCGTCGCGCCGAGACCGTCCTGCACGAGATGGCGCACATGTGGTTCGGTGATCTGGTCACGATGCGGTGGTGGGACGATCTGTGGCTCAACGAGTCGTTCGCCACCTTCGCCTCGGTGCTGTGCCAAAGTGAGGCAACCGAATTCACCGAGGCCTGGACCTCATTCGCCAACGCCGAGAAGTCGTGGGCCTACCGGCAGGATCAGCTGCCCTCGACGCATCCCGTGGCGGCCGACATCCCCGACCTGGCCGCGGTCGAGGTCAACTTCGACGGGATCACCTACGCCAAGGGGGCCAGCGTGCTCAAACAGCTGGTGGCCTACGTCGGGCTCGACAACTTCATGGCCGGGCTGCGCGACTACTTCAAAACGCACGCCTTCAGCAACGCAACGTTCGACGACCTGCTGGCGGCGCTGGAGACGGCGTCCGGCCGCGACCTTTCCGACTGGGGTCAGCAGTGGCTGAAAACCACCGGGCTGAACACGCTGCGGGCAGATTTCGACGTCGACGCCGATGGCCGGTTCACCCGATTTGCGATCCTCCAGAGTGGCGCCCAGCCCGGCGGCGGTGAAACGCGGGTGCATCGGCTGGCGGTTGGCATTTACGACGACGACGGAAGCGGAAAACTGGTGCGGGTACGCCGCGAAGAACTTGATGTCGCTGGTCCGACGACGGAAGTGCAAGCGCTGCAAGGTGTTTCGCGTGGAAAGTTGGTGCTGGTCAACGACGACGACCTGACTTACTGCTCGCTGCGGCTCGACCAGCACTCGTTGCAGACGGCGCTGGAGCGCATCGCCGATATCGCCGAGCCGCTGCCCCGCACGCTGGTGTGGTCGGCGGCGTGGGAGATGACCCGCGACGCCGAATTAAAAGCCCGCGATTTCGTGACGCTGGTCTCGGGCGGGGTTCAGGCCGAAACCGAGATCGGGGTGGCTCAGCGGCTGTTGCAACAGGCGCAGACCGCGCTGGGCTCCTATGCCGAGCCGGACTGGGCTCGCGAGCACGGTTGGCCGGCATTCGACGACCGGCTGCTGGAGTTGGCCCGCGCCGCCGAGCCCGGATCGGATCGCCAGCTGGCGTACGTCAACGCGCTGTGCGCGTCGGTGCTCTCCGAGCGGCACACCGCGGTGTTGTCGCAGTTGCTGGAAACCGACCCGGCTGAACTGGGGCTGAAGGGTCTCGCGGTGGACACCGATCTGCGGTGGCGCATCGTCACCGCGCTGGCCGCCGCGGGCGTCGTCGATGCCGACGGGCCGGAAACCCCTTTCATCGACACCGAGGTGCAGCGCGATCCCACGGCGGCCGGCAAGCGCAACGCCGCTAAAGCCTCGGCTGCGCGACCGCAACTGCGGGTCAAGGAGGACGCCTGGACCAAGGTGATCGAGGACGACACACTGCCCAACGTCGTGGGGCGATCGATCATTGCGGGGATCACAGCACCCGGCCAGGGCGAGTTGCTCAAGCCGTTCACCCCGCGCTACTTCGCGGCCATCCCTGGGGTCTGGGCCCGGCGGTCAAGTGAAGTCGCGCAAACGGTGGTAATCGGCCTGTATCCGTCCTGGGACATTAGCGACGACGGGCTCGCCGCCGCCGATGAATTCCTGGCCGACCCCGACGTGCCTCCACCGTTGCGCCGACTGGTGCTAGAAGGCCGCGCCGAGGTGGAGCGCGCGCTACACGCCCAACGGTTCGACGCCGCGGAGCCGGCCTGA
- a CDS encoding Rv2466c family mycothiol-dependent reductase gives MPEKSVADFWFDPLCPWAWITSRWILEVEKVRDIETNFHVMSLAILNEGRDDLPEKYKEGMQKAWGPVRVAIAAEQAHGAEVLAPLYTAMGIRIHNEGNKDLDDVIKQSLAEVGLPAELAKAANTDAYDEALRKSHHAGMDAVGDDVGTPTIHVNGVAFFGPVLSRIPRGEEAGKLWDASVTFASYPHFWELKRTRTEPPQFD, from the coding sequence ATGCCCGAGAAGTCAGTTGCCGATTTCTGGTTCGACCCGCTGTGCCCTTGGGCCTGGATAACCTCACGCTGGATCCTCGAAGTGGAGAAGGTCCGTGACATCGAGACGAACTTTCACGTCATGAGCCTGGCGATTCTCAACGAGGGCCGCGACGACCTGCCGGAGAAGTACAAAGAGGGAATGCAAAAGGCGTGGGGCCCGGTTCGGGTGGCAATTGCCGCGGAACAGGCCCACGGCGCCGAAGTGCTCGCCCCGCTCTACACGGCGATGGGGATCCGCATCCACAACGAGGGCAACAAGGATCTCGACGACGTCATCAAGCAGTCGCTGGCCGAGGTCGGTTTGCCTGCCGAGTTGGCGAAGGCCGCTAACACCGACGCATACGACGAGGCACTGCGCAAAAGCCACCACGCGGGCATGGACGCGGTGGGCGACGACGTCGGCACACCGACCATCCACGTCAACGGGGTCGCGTTCTTCGGGCCGGTGCTGTCGAGGATTCCGCGCGGCGAGGAGGCCGGCAAGCTGTGGGACGCCTCGGTGACCTTCGCGTCGTACCCACATTTCTGGGAGCTGAAGCGGACCCGCACCGAGCCGCCGCAATTCGACTGA
- a CDS encoding ribose-5-phosphate isomerase, producing the protein MRVYLGSDHAGYDLKQHIIEHLKKSGHEPIDCGAFSYQADDDYPPFCIAAATRTVADPDSLGIVLGGSGNGEQIAANKVPGARCALAWSVETATLAREHNNAQLIGIGGRMHTVSEALAIVDAFLTAQWSKAERHQRRIDILDEYERTHEAPPVPGAKPSTAG; encoded by the coding sequence ATGCGCGTCTACCTCGGCTCTGACCACGCCGGCTACGACCTCAAGCAGCACATCATCGAACATCTGAAAAAATCCGGGCACGAGCCGATCGACTGCGGCGCATTCAGCTATCAAGCCGACGACGACTACCCGCCGTTTTGCATCGCCGCCGCCACCCGCACGGTGGCCGACCCCGATAGCCTGGGCATCGTGCTGGGAGGTTCCGGCAACGGCGAGCAGATCGCCGCCAACAAGGTGCCCGGCGCGCGCTGCGCACTGGCGTGGAGCGTAGAAACCGCGACGTTGGCCCGCGAGCACAACAATGCCCAGCTCATCGGCATCGGTGGCCGGATGCACACGGTGTCCGAAGCGCTCGCGATCGTCGACGCGTTCCTGACCGCGCAGTGGTCGAAAGCCGAACGCCACCAACGTCGTATCGACATTCTCGACGAGTACGAACGCACCCATGAGGCGCCGCCGGTGCCTGGCGCGAAACCCTCGACGGCTGGTTGA
- a CDS encoding Fpg/Nei family DNA glycosylase yields the protein MPEGHTLHRLARLHQRRFGGAPVAVSSPQGRFAAAASAVDGLVLRRTSVWGKHLFHHYVDGPTVHVHLGLYGHFTEWPRRPGLAIPPPVGQVRMRMVGVEYGTDLRGPTVCQLLDDAQVADVVSRLGPDPLRRDADPAWAWTRIAKSRRPIGALLMDQTVIAGVGNVYRNELPFRHGINPHRPGRTITDAEFDTAWRDLVTLMKIGLRRGQIIVVRPEHDCGAPSYLPDRPRTYVYRRAGEPCRICSTTIVTAELEGRNVFWCPTCQR from the coding sequence ATGCCCGAAGGGCATACCTTGCACCGGCTGGCCCGGCTGCATCAACGGCGCTTCGGCGGTGCGCCGGTGGCCGTGTCCAGCCCGCAGGGCCGCTTCGCCGCAGCGGCGTCCGCCGTGGACGGGCTGGTACTACGGCGCACCAGCGTTTGGGGCAAGCACCTGTTCCACCACTACGTCGACGGTCCAACGGTGCATGTCCATCTCGGTTTGTACGGTCACTTCACGGAATGGCCCCGTCGGCCCGGACTCGCCATCCCGCCACCGGTGGGGCAGGTGCGGATGCGGATGGTGGGGGTCGAATACGGCACCGACTTGCGCGGCCCGACCGTGTGCCAACTGCTCGACGACGCCCAGGTGGCCGACGTGGTGTCGCGGCTTGGCCCCGACCCGCTGCGCCGCGATGCCGACCCGGCCTGGGCATGGACGCGGATCGCCAAGTCCCGCAGGCCTATCGGCGCACTGCTGATGGACCAAACGGTGATTGCCGGCGTCGGCAACGTGTACCGCAACGAACTACCCTTTCGCCACGGCATCAACCCGCACCGGCCCGGCCGGACGATCACCGACGCCGAATTCGACACGGCCTGGCGGGATCTGGTGACGCTGATGAAGATTGGTCTACGCCGTGGCCAGATCATCGTAGTACGTCCAGAACATGACTGCGGCGCACCGTCATACCTGCCTGACCGTCCCCGCACCTATGTGTACCGCCGTGCCGGAGAGCCATGCCGGATCTGCTCGACGACCATCGTCACCGCCGAGTTGGAGGGCCGCAATGTGTTTTGGTGTCCGACGTGTCAGCGATGA